From a single Poecilia reticulata strain Guanapo linkage group LG2, Guppy_female_1.0+MT, whole genome shotgun sequence genomic region:
- the LOC103481357 gene encoding target of Nesh-SH3-like, translating into MTSSLSWRSITESSXSHRTYAEPKYLVAVQPIPVNDMKKHCTGKVNLEKPLHLVIGSISPTAVLLSWGNHLKTPYEKNIMSECLEDGAVMTVDLFAVLHNSSGLRVPAVKPVNPGLSRSVFESPESQQETVPAPGSARPKPAHGSPEKGXSVITNRTHXAERRTPAPPKLLPTSTPPANITVSNFPSKGAALQTSRAPEKLPNPAAAVKPQDGXPLLRFALANERAKPGTWGQGSSRNRRPSLPVISSSPEASPLILRSHLDPFSYXITQRHSSSRPSNSSPTSLILGANGQPHRGISQPKLALWPRARLVNNSLTEDKKSDVPAGFGRSGVVVDDRLHGSPFRTTLNIRPNDVRKPGETDKVNRPDKSGNPEIPKYKVPTVTTKPTKQERRQTTTTAAPTAVTRQESWEDSDLFQSQPTSDVDAMGKKRYVAPHVVYQTGKKPDEPCSITSSLNYFPEDEPGEVNVTSPPTSPPANLTVVTVEGCPSFIILDWEKPDNHTTEYEVISTAKGPDGERVSILTTNQTHTAVENLNPESRYSTSPSTASFLSRLQRSSVSWREIYL; encoded by the exons atgacatcatcactgTCATGGCGCTCCATAACAGAGTCCAGCCRGTCCCACAGGACCT ATGCCGAACCAAAGTACCTGGTGGCCGTCCAGCCAATCCCTGTCAACGACATGAAGAARCACTGCACAG GCAAGGTGAACCTGGAGAAGCCGCTCCACCTGGTGATCGGCTCCATCAGCCCCACGGCGGTGCTGCTGTCCTGGGGGAACCACCTGAAGACGCCGTATGAGAAGAACATCATGAGCGAGTGTCTGGAGGAYGG AGCAGTAATGACTGTTGACTTATTTGCAGTTCTTCACAACAGTTCCGGTCTTCGGGTCCCGGCCGTTAAGCCAGTTAACCCCGGGCTGTCGCGCTCCGTCTTCG AGTCCCCAGAGAGCCARCAGGAAACGGTYCCTGCGCCCGGCTCCGCCCGGCCCAAACCCGCTCACGGCTCACCTG AAAAAGGAAWCAGTGTCATAACCAACCGAACCCATYCTGCGGAGCGGCGGACCCCTGCCCCCCCCAAACTGCTGCCTACCTCCACCCCTCCTGCCAACATCACTGTCTCTAACTTCCCCTCCAAAGGCGCTGCGCTTCAGACCAGCAGGGCTCCTGAGAAGCTTCCTAACCCTGCGG CTGCTGTGAAACCTCAGGACGGCTYGCCGCTGCTCCGATTCGCCCTGGCCAATGAGCGGGCCAAGCCCGGCACCTGGG GCCaaggcagcagcaggaacaggaGGCCGTCACTGCCTGTGATATCCTCCAGCCCTGAAGCTTCCCCACTGATCTTGAGGAGCCACCTTGACCCCTTCTCTTACCRCATCACACAGCGCCACTCTTCCTCTAGACCCAGTAACTCGTCCCCGACCTCTTTGATCCTTGGGG CAAACGGACAGCCACACCGGGGCATTTCCCAGCCCAAACTGGCCTTATGGCCCAGAGCTCGACTGG TCAACAACTCGCTGACGGAGGACAAGAAGTCTGATGTTCCTGCTGGGTTTGGTCGGTCAGGTGTCGTCGTTGACGACCGGCTTCATG GATCTCCATTTCGGACGACTCTGAACATCCGGCCAAACGATGTGCGAAAACCTGGAGAGACCG ACAAGGTGAACCGCCCTGACAAGAGCGGAAACCCAGAAATCCCAAAGTATAAAGTCCCAACAGTGACGACCAAACCGACCAAACAGGAGCGAAGACAAACCACGACTACAGCAGCTCCGACAGCCG tgaCTCGGCAGGAGAGTTGGGAGGATTCAGACCTTTTCCAGTCTCAGCCAACCTCTGATGTCGATGCAATGGGCAAGAAGCGTTACGTGG CACCTCATGTAGTTTATCAAACCGGGAAGAAGCCGGATGAGCCGTGCTCCATCACCTCCTCCCTCAACTACTTCCCTGAAGACGAACCCGGCGAGGTGAACGTGACGTCTCCTCCGACCAGCCCACCCGCCAACCTCACTGTGGTGACGGTGGAGGGATGTCCGTCCTTCATCATCCTGGACTGGGAGAAACCAGACAACCACACCACCG AATACGAGGTGATCTCCACTGCGAAGGGACCGGATGGAGAACGGGTTTCCATCCTGACTACCAACCAGACCCACACTGCAGTGGAGAACCTGAACCCTGAGAGCAGGTACTCCACCTCTCCCTCTACAGCCTCATTCCTCAGCAGGTTGCAGAGGTCCAGCGTCTCATGGAGGGAGATTTATCTGTGA